TTTCACGCTTCCTCGCAACGCAAGCCAGTCTCTTGGCGGAATGCCAGCCGACTTTGCGGCCGCCCTCAGGGGGTCACCATGTACCTGGGCTAGAGCTTTGGTACTTCATTTTGGATGGTCCTGGCATCGCTTTTTTTGACTTGGTAGCTTGGTGTGGTGTTTGACTTGTGTGAGTCAGAGGATTAGGATTTGCGTGAACCAGAATGAAGGAGACAAGATGAAAGAGTACCGTAACTTTATCAACGGCAGGTACGTGCCGGCCCATTCGGGCAAGACGTACGAGAATCGGAATCCAGCAGACACTGACGACCTTGTCGGCGTGTTTCCAGCATCAGACAGGGCCGACGTGGACGACGCTGTGGCCGCGGCCAAGGCGGCTTACCCGAGGTGGCGGCAGGTGCCAGCTCCACGGCGCGGTGAAATCATGCGCCGGGCAACTGAGAGGCTGATCGCACGTAAGGAAGAGTTTGCCCGGGTCATGACCCGGGAGATGGGCAAGGTCCTGAAGGAGACCCGAGGGGATGTGCAAGAGGCGATTGACACCGGGCTCTACGCAGCCGGCGAGAGCCGTAGGTTGTGGGGCACTGTTGCGCCTTCGGAACTGCCTAACAAGATGGCTTTTGTTACCCGTCAACCAATGGGTGTGTGGGGGATGATATGTCCGTGGAATTTTCCAATGGCGATTCCTTCGTGGAAGCTGTTTCCAGCACTGACCTGCGGCAATACTGCGGTGATCAAGCCGGCTACCCTGACGCCGGCCTCGGTGCATAACTTCGTTGAGTGCCTGGCTGAGGCCGGAGTGCCCGAGGGGGTTGTGAACGTCGTGTACGGAACCGGGGCGGCGGTCGGCGAGGCGCTGCTCAATCATCCTGAAGTGTGCGGGGTGTCGTTCACCGGTTCGTCTGAGGTTGGCCGGCGCATCGCAGAGGCGTGCGGCAGAACGCTGAAGCGGTGTTCGCTTGAGCTTGGAGGCAAGAATGCGCAAATTGTGCTGGACGACGCAGACCTTGACCTTGCACTTCAGGGTGTGCTCTGGGGTGCGTTCGGCACCACAGGGCAACGCTGTACTGCTACTTCCCGGCTTATTGTGCAGGCCGGTGTGTACGACCAGATGCTTGAGATGGTTGTGGACCGCGCGTCGAAGCTCAAGGTTGGTAATGGGTTGGACGAGACGGTTGAGATGGGGCCGTGCGTGAGCGAGGTGCAGCGTCAGACCGTGCATTCGTATGTCGAGATCGGCAAGAAGGAGGGAGCGAAGCTTGTGTGCGGCGGTGAACCCCTGAAGGGCGGGGCATATGACAATGGGTTCTTCTACAAGCCCACCGTGTTTGCGGATGTGATGCCCGAGATGAGAATTGCCCGAGAGGAAATATTCGGGCCGGTGCTCTCAGTCATCAAAGTCAAGGATTTCGATGAGGCGGTGCGCGTGCTCAACAATACGCCGTACGGCCTGTCGTCATCGATCTACACCCGGAATGTGAATCTGGCGATGAAGGCCATAGAGTTGATTGAAGCCGGGATTACCTACGTGAACGCGCCAACTATCGGGGCCGAGTGTCACATGCCGTTCGGCGGAGTCAAGGACACGGGCAACGGCCACCGCGAAGGCGGCTGGACCGCGTACGACATATTCTCCGAGCCGAAGACGGTTTACATTGACTATTCTGGCGCCCTGCAGAAGGCGCAGATAGACAATGCGGAGTACTGACGACGGTTACTTGATTAGCCCGAGCCAGTCTCCAAGCAAGAACTGCAGCCGGCCGATGAAGAGCGAAATCCGGGCCATTACCGTGTAGCCGAAGGACGCTCCAAAGCCGACCATGATGAAGATAATACCCAGATAGCTTATTGGTTTCAGTGCACCCCTACGTTCCGCCGAGAAGAAGAAGTAGCTCACCGTGGCAATCACTCCGACGAAGATGAGAATCGCCCAGGCCGCGGTGTCCCAGTGCGCGAAGTGAGCGCGGGTAATGATGGTGGCGCGGAGTTGCTGGATGATTTCGGCGTCAACCGCGCGGGGTATCGTTGCACCTGAGCTATAACCGAGCACGATGGCAATCGGGATGCGAACGAGCCAGGATACCTTCGGGATGAACCGGGTGAAGTAGAGCGCGCCGATAATGGCGATGGCGATGAGGTAGAGCTTAGTCCAGAAATGTGGACTGCGACTGACCGGGTCGAAGAGTGATGGTACGAGGATGCGGTGCCAGTAGAAGGTAATGGCGTAGCCGTTGGCCAGACCGACGTAGAGGTGTTCGGCAATACGGTAGAACGGGTTTTCGCGGTAGAGGAAGGAGAAGATGGCAAGCGTGAGGATGGCGGCAATCCAGACCCAGGGGTCGGTGGAGATGTTCACGATTTCCTCCTCTTGCTGGCAAAGTAGGCAACGTTGCCGATGACGATGAAGGCCATTATCGCAAGGTGGGCCGCGGTCTGGGAGGACATTGCCTCGGTGCCGCGGTTACGTAGGGTCCAGTCCATGCCATTCTTTTCCATCCGGTTGGCGACAAGTTCCTCGTATTCTGCCGCGCCTTTCATGCCGGCGAGCATGCCGATGAACTGTCCAGAGTTGACGTAGGGATAGAAGTCGGCGGCCGAGACCGCGGTTATGCCGCATCCCAGGCGGACGCCAAACTGAACCTGGGCATAGTTGATCCAGGAGCGTGGCAGAGCCGAAGCAGCCACGGATACGAGTACACCAATGTCGTCGTAGTTGCGGATTTCTGCAGATATCGGTAGGTCGTCGGTACGGCTGCCATAGTAGTCCACCGGAAATACCTTGGTGATACGTTCGCCCATACCTAACATGACCGTCAGAAGCGGAGTGGACCAACCCCAGAATACGTAGTCCTCGCCGTTGATCACCGAGTCTTCGTGGGTTAGGGCGTGCTGGTTGAATTCGGCGGTGACTTGGCGGATTGCCTCTTCGCCCAAGCCCAGGCCATACACCTGCATCGCAAGTACGCCGACCTTGTGCTTGGTGGCAAACGCGTGGCGCAGCATCGCGACAACCATTGGCTGAAGTTCAGCCCGGGTGTCCGGCGTGAAATCTACTGAGATGACCAGTGCTTTATCCTCGGGCATGGTGTCAATGTAGTTGAACAGCCGCTCGACCGGCGTCATGGCTCTGGGTCTGATCTTGAACGGAACGAGGAGTGGGATCAGCACAACGACAAACACCACCAGGTATATCCAACGTCGGTCTATCGTTTGCAACCGGACTAACAGATTCGGGCGCGCGGTTGGTTTCTGCGGCATCATTTGCCACCTCCTCCACCGAGCCAGCCGCGTTCAATACCGAGGATTATTTTGAGCGAAGTTGCAAAGATGCCGAGTTCGACTCCGAACAGGATGCCACGTTTGGACGCGGTGTTGGGCACGGCGAGAATCCATTCGGCGAAAGCGGGAAGGTCTTTGTGAATCATTCGACCAAGCGGTACGGCGCCAAGCATCAGGATGAACGCTGCGGCTAAGAGCATGGTCGCCTCGACGTTGCGGGCCCGGAACGCCCGGTAAGCAGCCGAGGACATGAAGAACGCCAGGAGTGAGAACATCGTGGCTGCAAGCGGCACCATCATGTTAGAGTAGATAGTCTGCATGTGGAACGAAAATGAGCCGATGTGGGTGGGTAGGATACCGGGTCGGTTCGGGTCAATACCGCCGAACAACCCGATAATAGCACTAACAAACAGAGCACAGACCGTTATCCACGAGTACTGCCAGTGAGCAGCCCGGCGCCGGATTTTCAGAAAGTGGTGCTGGAGGATCGAACCGACACCGAGCACAAGGCTGAATGCGGCGATGATGCGAAGCACGTCGTTGCGCATCGTGGCGTCCACGGCCTGCACCGTGGCATGCGGCACGAAGAAGGCGATGGCGCCGAAGATGCCGGTTATCAGCACGAGAATCAGTGGTAATCGTCGTTGCATGAGTTTCCTCCTCTAAAGCAGACCGGCGACATCAAAGCCCGTAACCAGGGCGATGAATGAGCCGATGACTATCAGGATGGTGATGAGCGCCTTGGAATAGTCCTGGCCCTTCATTGCGCCGACCAGCATAGGCTCGCGGGAAAGGTAGGCCGAGGCGGCGTAAAGTTCCTCACCAATGAGCGTGTAGTCGCAGGCGGTGATGAAGAAAGGCAGTTGGGCGATGGCGTCGGTGCCGGCAATCTGAATCGCGCCGGTCGCGGCACCGGTCTCGGCCAAAATCAGCGACTCGGCCCAGAACATGCCGATAAGAAAATTCGTGGCCGGCTTCTCGCGTGTCATGATGCCGTCCACGGCCGCGGCAAAGGCAAACTGCTGGTCGGTCACGTAGAAGACAATATCCTGATGAAATGCATCAGGACGACCGACTGAAGTGTAGGCTTCTTTTACCACCTCGCGGGCTACGGTATATACAATCGGGTCGGTATTCGGTACGATGAGCGGCGTTCCGAACTTAGCAGTCTTCTTGGCTACCTCGCTCAGAATGTTCAGGGACGCGATGGTGGCCACATCAGCAATTGAGGACAGACCAGGTACGTAAAGTGTCGGTCGGCCCATCTCGGTGGCGCGGCCAAGGGCTTCCTCGACCGCGTCCAGTCCGGCGATGCGGCGGATGAACAAGTTGCGGTCCCGACGCGCCACATTGATGAACGTAAGGAATATTCCGGCTAGGACCAGGGACCCAATTAGTGCAGGCAGTGTGTCCAGGTTGAACCACTGACCTGAGCTTGCCGCGTAGGATGATGGCTCGGACTCTGCTGATTCTGACTCGCTGAGGGCCAGGACCTTGTAGCGAAACTCGATGTGACTTTCGGCCTGGTCATCGCGGAACCGGGATGCCAGGCGGCCGACAAAGCCCAGTGTATCCCAGCTCTCAGAACCACGGGCCTGGCGCAGGACCTGATAGCCAAGCACTGCCGTGTCTGAAGACCGAGTCCAGGTTACAAGTATCTTGCCGCCTTCGTCGTTCGGCACGTCTCGTGCGGTCACCCCAGTGGGCGGTGAAAGCGTAACGAGCAGTACCACGAGGCTAAATGGCAGTATCATAGACTGTCCTCCTTGGGCGTGAGTTCTCGGAACCGCAAAAGTGGAGATGACATGATATCACAACGGAGCAGAAGTCTATTTTGGCCCAAAGCCAAGTCAAACCGTTTTGCAGCCGGACCAGCGTCTGCGCTCAGCTTCCATTCGGGCGAGGTCGCGCCTGGTGATGCCGGTCGGGTATCGGCCAGTGAAACAGGCTGTGCAGAACTCTTGTCGGCTGACCGGGCCACCTACCGCATCCACCAGGCCGTCATAGGTCTGATACACCAGCCCATCAGCACCGATTGCATGTCTGATTCCCTCTTCTGACCGGCGCTTGGCAATGAACTCCCCGCGTGTCATCATGTCAATCCCGTACACGCAAGGATAGCGTAAGGGTGGTGCGGTGATGGCAAGATAAACCCTGTGCGCGCCGGCTTCGCGTACCATCTGGACGATTTCCCTCGAAGTGGTACCGCGTACAATGGAGTCGTCCACCAGGAGTACGTCCTGACCCTTTACTTGGGAGCGGACAGGGTTCAGCTTCTGCTTCACCGACAAGATGCGCTGTTTCTGTCCGGGCATGATGAAGGTGCGGTGGATGTATCGGTTCTTGATTAGTCCCTCGCTCAACGGCACACCAATGGCCGGTGCAAGTCGGTTGGCGGCGGCCCGGGCTGTGTCCGGTACCGGGATGACCACGGTTGGCCTGATTCCTCGGCGCATCACTTCCTTGGCCAGATTCTCGCCCAGGCGCTGCCTTGCCTGGTACACCTCGATGCCGTCCATGACCGAATCAGGCCGGGCAAAATACACGTACTCAAAGATGCAGGGCCG
This genomic interval from candidate division WOR-3 bacterium contains the following:
- a CDS encoding aldehyde dehydrogenase family protein; its protein translation is MKEYRNFINGRYVPAHSGKTYENRNPADTDDLVGVFPASDRADVDDAVAAAKAAYPRWRQVPAPRRGEIMRRATERLIARKEEFARVMTREMGKVLKETRGDVQEAIDTGLYAAGESRRLWGTVAPSELPNKMAFVTRQPMGVWGMICPWNFPMAIPSWKLFPALTCGNTAVIKPATLTPASVHNFVECLAEAGVPEGVVNVVYGTGAAVGEALLNHPEVCGVSFTGSSEVGRRIAEACGRTLKRCSLELGGKNAQIVLDDADLDLALQGVLWGAFGTTGQRCTATSRLIVQAGVYDQMLEMVVDRASKLKVGNGLDETVEMGPCVSEVQRQTVHSYVEIGKKEGAKLVCGGEPLKGGAYDNGFFYKPTVFADVMPEMRIAREEIFGPVLSVIKVKDFDEAVRVLNNTPYGLSSSIYTRNVNLAMKAIELIEAGITYVNAPTIGAECHMPFGGVKDTGNGHREGGWTAYDIFSEPKTVYIDYSGALQKAQIDNAEY
- a CDS encoding fibronectin type III domain-containing protein, coding for MILPFSLVVLLVTLSPPTGVTARDVPNDEGGKILVTWTRSSDTAVLGYQVLRQARGSESWDTLGFVGRLASRFRDDQAESHIEFRYKVLALSESESAESEPSSYAASSGQWFNLDTLPALIGSLVLAGIFLTFINVARRDRNLFIRRIAGLDAVEEALGRATEMGRPTLYVPGLSSIADVATIASLNILSEVAKKTAKFGTPLIVPNTDPIVYTVAREVVKEAYTSVGRPDAFHQDIVFYVTDQQFAFAAAVDGIMTREKPATNFLIGMFWAESLILAETGAATGAIQIAGTDAIAQLPFFITACDYTLIGEELYAASAYLSREPMLVGAMKGQDYSKALITILIVIGSFIALVTGFDVAGLL